Genomic window (Streptosporangium brasiliense):
ATGCCTGCACTGCCGGCACGTCTGGCGGGAGGAATACCTCGTCCGCCGCCTGACCGACGGGCACGGTCACGACGTCGTGGTCTGGACGCGCTCCGGGGTCCTGGTCCAGCCGCCCTGGTCGGGGGTGAGGTGCCCCGGCTGCGGCGACAGCAGCGTGAAGGCCTTCCCCGTGGGAGACCGCTCGCACCGCGCCGCCGCGCCGGGCGCCCCCGCGCCGGACCCGGCCGCGGGCTCCACCCCCGCGCCGCTCCCCGCGTCCGGCGGGGTCTCCGCGCCTCCGGGCGCCTCCGTCCCGGCGCCGGACCCCGCGCTGCCGGAGGCTTCCGCACCTCCGGGCGTCTCCGTCCCGGCGCCGGTCCCCGCCCCCGTGCCGGACCTGGTCCCCGTGCCCGTAGGGGCTTCCGTGCGTGCGGAGAAGACCCGTGCGCGCGTGACGAGGGTCCGTGCACGGGTGGCGAGGGTCCGCGTGTGCGTCCGGGGCCCGGCGTCCGGGCGCCGCAGGCCGCCCGTCCTGCGCTACGCCCTCGCCGGGATCGCGGTCCTGCTCCTGGTGGGCTTCGAACTCGTCGAACGCGTCGTCATGCACCACTGAGCCCGCCGGGCCGCCGGATCCGTGAGAGGCCGCGCCGCAGCACGCGGCCCCTCACGCGTCCGGCAGGGCCTGACGGCCTTCCCGGCGGGTGGCGGCCTCGCGCGGGCCGTGCCGATCCTCCTCGGGCACGGTGCGCGGGCCGGCGGACGGGGTGACGGACCGGGATCCGCGCGGCCGGTGTCCCGGTCGCGAGAAGACCGGCTCCGGCCATGACGGCCGCGCCACCCGTGTGATCACACGGGCGGTCGCGGCACCCTCTCCAAGGAGAGGCATGCCGCGATCACGATGGGGAGAACCCCCCGGTATGGCAAATTCAGAGCCGGAAGTCCAGGTCTGGGATGATCTCGGCCACATCCATCTGGGCCTTCTGGAGCCTGCCGGAGTAGTCCCAGTTCATCGCCTGCCAGCGGGTGAACTGGTCGAGCACCCACATCCCCGACTGGCGGCTGCCGTTGCCGGACTTGCCGTTGCCGCCGAAGGGCAGGTGGGCCTCCGCTCCGGAGGTGGAGTTGTTGACGCTGACCATGCCCGCGCCGATGCCCGCGCGGAACCGGAAGGCCGACTTGGGGTCGGTGGTGTAGATGGAGGAGGAGAGCCCGTAACCGGGCCGGTTGGCCAGCTCGACGGCCTCCTCCAGCGTCGAGAAGGCGGTCACGCCCACGATGGGGCCGAAGGTCTCCTCCAGGAACAGCCGGTCGCCGGGGCGCACGCCGTCCACGACCACGGGGTGGTAGTAGAGCCCCCCGTCGCCGGAGAAGTCTCCGCGCGGGTTGTCACCGGTGATCCGGCCCGTCGGCCCGGAGACGACCGTGTGGTGCGGCTGGATCCAGCCCAGATACTCCTCGTAGCGGGAGGCGAACTTGTGGTCGAGCAGCGGCCCGCACAGCACGTCTCCCGCGGGGTCGCCGATCGTCGCGGCCGCCACGGCGCGCGTGTAGCGGTCGAGGAACTCGGCGTGGACGCTCTCGTGCACGATCACCGTGCCGAGCGAGGTGCAGCGCTGCCCCGCCGTGCCGAACCCGGCGAACAGCGCGCCCTCCACCGCCAGGTCCAGGTCGGCATCGGGCATGACCACCATCGGGTTCTTGCCGCCGAGCTCCAGGCAGGGTGACTGCAGGTGCCGTCCGCACAGCTCGCCGATCCTGCGGCCGACCTCGGTCGAGCCGGTGAAGCCGACCTTGTGCACCGTGCCCTCGGCCAGCGCCGCCTCCAGGCCCTCGGAGGTCGCGGGGCCGTCGGCGAGCACGAGGTTCAGCACGCCCTCGGGCAGTCCGGCCGCGGCGAAAAGCCGGTAGAGCGCGTGCGCCGAGGCCGCGGCGTACTCGGCGGGCTTCCAGACGACCGCGTTGCCGGCCAGCAGGGCCGGGACGAGATACCAGGACGGCACCGCGACCGGGAAGTTGCCCGCCGTGATCACCGCGGCCACCCCGACCGGGACCCGGAAGGTGAACAGGTTCTTGTCCGGCATCTCCGAGGGCACCGTCTGCCCGTAGAGGCGCCGCCCCTCGCCGAGGAAGAAGTCGCACGTGTCGACGATCTCCCGGACCTCGCCCAGCGCCTCGGCGTAGGGCTTGCCGATCTCACGGGTGACCAGGCGGGCCAGCGGCTCGGCGTTGGCCTCGACCAGCCGCCCGATCGAGGCGATCACCCGCCCCCGGACGGGAGCGGGCACGCCGGCCCACTCGCGCTGGGCCTCGGCGGCCGTACGGCAGGCGGAGGAGAAGGTCTCCGCGTCGGCCAGCCGGACCCGCGCGACCACCTCGTCCACGCGGGCCGGGTTGATCGAGTCGTAGGTCGTGCCGTTGGCGGTCTGCTTTCCCCCGATTACGGAGACGATCTCGTGGATCACCGTTGACCTCCTCGTATGTCGTGTAACCGCATTCTCTCCGCAGACGGGGACGCCGTCACACCATGCGGAAGTCGGCGAAGTCGAAGCCGGGGGAGACGACGCAGCTCACGAGCACGCCCTCGGTCCCGGCCGGGCGGGCGGCCTGCCAGGTCCCGGCGGGCACCAGGGCCTGCGGGAGCTGTCCCTGCTCGACCAGGGGGCCGAGGGTCAGCGTGCTCGACGGCTGGCCCTCGTGGCCGCCGAGGACCAGGGTCAGCGGACCGCCCCGGTGCCAGAGCCACACCTCGTCGGAGCGGACCACGTGCGGGCGCGACTCCTCGCCCGGCTCCAGCAGGAAGTAGATCCCGGTGGCCGTGGCCCTCGTCCCGTCGTATCCGGGCGGGGCGAGGTCGACGGAGGTCTTCCAGGTCTCCCGGTACCAGCCCCCCTCGGGGTGCGGCAGCAGGTCGAGGGTCTCGGCGAGCGGTGGGCGGGCAGGTGTCGTCATTGCACAGATACTAGAGAGGGATCACCCCTTGAGCGCTCCGCCGAGCAGGCCGGAGACGAACTGCCGCTGGAACAGCAGGAAGATCAGCGTCAGCGGGAGCGTGGCGAGGAAGGCGCCCAGCATCAGCCCCGCGTAGTCCACGTGGGACAGGCCGATCAGATGGTTCAGCGCCACCGGGACGGTGAAGCGCTCCTCGGAGTTGAGCATCAGCAGGGGCCAGATGAACGCGTTCCACTGGCCCATGAAGGTGAAGATGACCAACGCGCCGAGTTGGGGCCGTACGCACGGCAGCACGATCCGGTAGAAGATCCGCAGGTCGCCCGCGCCGTCCAGGCGGCCGCTCTCCAGCAACTCGTCGGGGAAGTCCATGAAGGCCTGACGCATCAGGAAGATGCCGAAGGAGTTGGCCAGGAACGGCACGATGATCGCCTGGTAGGTGTCCACCCAGCCGATGCTCGCCATCATCTGGAACAGCGGGACCAGCAGCACCTGGAACGGGATCATCATGGTCGCCAGCACCACGCCGAGCAGCGCTCCCCGCCCCCTGAACCGGTACTTCGCCAGGCCGTACCCGCACATCGCCGATACCAGCGCGCTGAGCACCGTGTAGACGACCGCCGTCCAGACACTGGTGACCATGACCCGGGAGAAGTGGATCGTCTCCTCAAGGTCGGCGAGGTTGGCCATCAGCTCGCCGCCGGGCAGGAACGGCGGGGGAGAGGCGAACAGCTCGCCGCCGTCGTGGGTGGCCGCCACGATCATCCAGTAGAACGGGATCACGCTGACGACCGCGCCCGCCGCCGCCGCCAGCCACACCAGGGCCCGCTTCACGACCGCTCCCTTCCGAAGTAGCGGAACTGCAGGTAGGAAAGGCCGCCGATGAGCGCCACCACGACCCAGGCGATGGCCGCCGCGTAGCCGAAGTCGAACTGGCGGAAACCTACCTGGTAGAGGTAGAGGATCGGGGTGAGCGTGGCGTCGCCGGGGCCGCCGCCGGTCAGCACCATCGGCTCGTCGAACAGCTGCAGCGTGCCGATCGTCGAGGTGATCGAGCAGAACAGCACCACAGGGCGCAACTGCGGCAGGATCACCCGCCGGAACGTGGTCAGCGATCCGGCGCCGTCGATCGCCGCCGCCTCGTACTGCTCGCGGCCGACGGCCTGCAGTCCGGCCAGCAGGATGACCGCGTTGTAGCCCGCCCAGCGCCAGGTGATCGACGCGATCAGTGCGACCCGGGCCCAGAACGGATCGTTGAGCCAGTCCACCTGCACGCCCAGGACCTGGTTGACCGCGCCGCCCTCGGTCTTGAGCAGCACGCGGAAGACCACGGCGTAGGCGACCAGGGTCGTCACCGCGGGCAGGAAGTAGGCGGCCCGGAGCGTGGCCCGGAAGCGGAGCCACGACTGGTTGAGCACGTAGGCCAGCACCAGGGCCAGGCCGATCATGACGGGGACCTGGACGATGAGGATCAGCGCGACGTTGACGAGTGACTGCAGGAACGACGGGTCGGCCAGCAGGCGCGCGTACTGACCGGCCCCGGCCCACTCGACGGTTCCGCCGTCCGTCGTCTGCAGGCTCTGCACGAACGACGCGGCCAGCGGATAGGCGAAGAAGATCAGGAACAGCGCCGCCGCCGGCCCCGCGAAGAACCACGGGATCATCCGGCTCCGCCGGGCCGCCAGGGGCGTCGCCGGGTGAGTCGCCGGGTCTGCCGTACGGTCTGCCGCGATGCCTGTCGTGGGGGATGTCACCGGAGGTGTCACTGCGCGAGGGGCCGCTTGGTCGCGGACGCGATCCGCGTGGCGGCCTCGTCGAGCGCGGCCTTGGGG
Coding sequences:
- a CDS encoding aldehyde dehydrogenase family protein, which codes for MIHEIVSVIGGKQTANGTTYDSINPARVDEVVARVRLADAETFSSACRTAAEAQREWAGVPAPVRGRVIASIGRLVEANAEPLARLVTREIGKPYAEALGEVREIVDTCDFFLGEGRRLYGQTVPSEMPDKNLFTFRVPVGVAAVITAGNFPVAVPSWYLVPALLAGNAVVWKPAEYAAASAHALYRLFAAAGLPEGVLNLVLADGPATSEGLEAALAEGTVHKVGFTGSTEVGRRIGELCGRHLQSPCLELGGKNPMVVMPDADLDLAVEGALFAGFGTAGQRCTSLGTVIVHESVHAEFLDRYTRAVAAATIGDPAGDVLCGPLLDHKFASRYEEYLGWIQPHHTVVSGPTGRITGDNPRGDFSGDGGLYYHPVVVDGVRPGDRLFLEETFGPIVGVTAFSTLEEAVELANRPGYGLSSSIYTTDPKSAFRFRAGIGAGMVSVNNSTSGAEAHLPFGGNGKSGNGSRQSGMWVLDQFTRWQAMNWDYSGRLQKAQMDVAEIIPDLDFRL
- a CDS encoding carbohydrate ABC transporter permease; translation: MKRALVWLAAAAGAVVSVIPFYWMIVAATHDGGELFASPPPFLPGGELMANLADLEETIHFSRVMVTSVWTAVVYTVLSALVSAMCGYGLAKYRFRGRGALLGVVLATMMIPFQVLLVPLFQMMASIGWVDTYQAIIVPFLANSFGIFLMRQAFMDFPDELLESGRLDGAGDLRIFYRIVLPCVRPQLGALVIFTFMGQWNAFIWPLLMLNSEERFTVPVALNHLIGLSHVDYAGLMLGAFLATLPLTLIFLLFQRQFVSGLLGGALKG
- a CDS encoding cupin domain-containing protein gives rise to the protein MTTPARPPLAETLDLLPHPEGGWYRETWKTSVDLAPPGYDGTRATATGIYFLLEPGEESRPHVVRSDEVWLWHRGGPLTLVLGGHEGQPSSTLTLGPLVEQGQLPQALVPAGTWQAARPAGTEGVLVSCVVSPGFDFADFRMV
- a CDS encoding carbohydrate ABC transporter permease, with translation MIPWFFAGPAAALFLIFFAYPLAASFVQSLQTTDGGTVEWAGAGQYARLLADPSFLQSLVNVALILIVQVPVMIGLALVLAYVLNQSWLRFRATLRAAYFLPAVTTLVAYAVVFRVLLKTEGGAVNQVLGVQVDWLNDPFWARVALIASITWRWAGYNAVILLAGLQAVGREQYEAAAIDGAGSLTTFRRVILPQLRPVVLFCSITSTIGTLQLFDEPMVLTGGGPGDATLTPILYLYQVGFRQFDFGYAAAIAWVVVALIGGLSYLQFRYFGRERS